One Chiroxiphia lanceolata isolate bChiLan1 chromosome 28, bChiLan1.pri, whole genome shotgun sequence genomic window, TGCCCCCGGGGGTCTCCCCGTTCCTTGCCCGCTCCGGGGGGCGTGGCCGGGGGCGTGGCGGGGCGTGGCCTCGGCGCTGATTGGCCGAGGCGGGGTGTCCCGGGCGCGGGCGCTCCCACGGCCCCATTGAGGCGGAGTCGccgcggcgggagcggagcggagcgcgCGGGACGCGATGAGCTGCGGCGagtgagcggggccggggcgggcggggccggggggctcaCCGGGGCTGGCGACCGGGGCCTGACCCCTTCTTCGCCTCTAGGCTTTTCCAGGTGTGCGGCAGGCGGGCTGTCGCCCCCCCAGCCATGCCCGTGGACCTGGCCGTGCGGCTCTGCCTGAGCCACTCGCCCCCCATCCGCAAGCTGCTGAACTCCTACGAGGAGCTGCGGGGCAACCGAGGCCGCAAACCCCTCCGATCCTGTCTCAACCAGAAGCTGAGCGCAGAACCTGAGCCCGAGCGGCGAGACAACACCAAGAGCTCCAAGGGGCAGAAGAAGAAGCGAGTCGTGTTTGCTGATATGAAGGGGCTCTCGCTGACGGCCGTCCGCTTCTTCTCAAGGATTGAGGAGGACCTTTGTGACTTGCAGCATGCCCTGTCAGACCTTGCCTCCTTCCGCCCCAGGCTGTGGGACTCGCGCCCAGAAGCGTGCAGGTACGTGCTGGACTTCCCACAGCCCTCAGTGGACTACACGGCTTTCCGCAGCAGCCTGCACAGGAACCTCGTCTGCCTGGAGAGCTGTGTGATCCAGGACCGTGCTCTGTCAGGGACAGTGAAGGTCAGAAACATTGCCTATGAGAAGAAGGTGGCAGTCCGCATCACCTTCGACGGCTGGAAGAGCTTCCGGGACGTCCCCTGCCAGTACATGCACAGCACGTACGGCTCGGCCGACACAGACATCTTCTCCTTTGAGCTCACCCTGCCCAAGCCAGCCAGCGGCCGCAGGGCCACAGAGTTCTGCATCTCCTTCCAGTGTGGACAGAAGACCCACTGGGACAACAACCATGGGAAGAACTACAAGATCCGCCATGTGGGCGGATCCTCCCGTGCCATGAAGAGTGCCAGTGGGGCCTGGGAGCATCTTGGCACCTCTGGGGCTGCCGCCCTGGTCCTTTCTCACCTGCAGACCTGGCAGCGTTCAGAGACCCAGGCTCCTTACTGGTAGGAGGGCAGTGTGTGAAGACATGTAGGTCCTCTCCACATCCCAGACATGGTACAAGAGTCTTGGGGGAAGGGTCAGCTGCAGAAGATGCTGCTCACAGTTCTGTTAGCCCCTCCACGGCTCTATGAGCAGCTGCCGGTCTCTGCAGAAGCTTTTTTCCTACTGGCTCCTGGCGCAGAGGCTGGAAGCTGCTGCTTGGAGTGACTCCTGTAGGTTCTTGCAAGTGACAAGGAACAGGCTGTGAGCCAGAGCCCGCGGCCAGGCCTGAGCCACTCAGGGAGCCACGGGGCCGGTGCTGCCCAAGTGCCTTGTGTggaaggggctgctggggaggggacgGGCTCCTCGTGCTCCACCGTCCCGAGAAGGGCTTAGTGCGGGGCCACCGGGCCGAGAGTGGCGGGGGCACCTCCGGTCGTTGGTGCTGTAACGGGGAGTTTAATAAAGTGACGGCGCTTCGCgactcctgcctctgcctcctgctcttcattctcctcctcttcatcctcctgctgctctttaTTCTGCtcttcatcctgctgctgctctttatTCTCCTGCTCTtcatcctcctgctgctctttaTTCTCCTGCTCTtcatcctcctgctgctctttaTTCTCCtgctcttcatcctcctcctcctcttcatcctcctcccctcccacctcgcggggcggggccgggcgggcgggcgcccCCTGTCGGCGGCGTGGGGATCGGGCCGGCCCTgcgggcgcggccccgcgggcggCGCGCTGACGTCACGCAGGCCGCGCGGTGCGGGGGCGCGCACGGCACGtggcggggcggagcggggcccggcggcggcggcaggtGAGTGAGGGAGCGGTGAGGGAGGGACCGACCGACCGACCGACCGACCCACGGCCCGGGgcggcccccgcgccccgccccgcccgggcccAGGAAGGCCGGACGGGGCCCTGCCCGGCTGCGCACCGTTATCCCCGGGAGCGCGGCCTCCCCGGCGCGGCCGCGCGCACCCCGGGGCCGGAGGCGGCCGGGAGGGCCGAGGCCCAGCGCTGCCGGGGCCGCCGAGGAGCGGAGCCGAGCGCGGCCCTCCGGACGGGCCCTGCCGCCGCTGTGCGGGTCCCGCTGCAGCCCCGGGGCGGCGGTGCGGGCCGCGGGcgctgccccagccccggggcggtgccggacgggcggggccgccccggcccggcggtGACACCGTGCACGGGAGCGATAGCTGAGCCCTCGCAGGGCCTCGTCCCCGGCTCGGGGGGCCGGTCTGACCTGTTCGCCGGCGTGAGTCCTGGTTCGGATGGGTGACGGCTCCGGCATAATGGGCACGTGTGGCTGACGAGCTGCCTCTCCCAGGACATGGTCTGTGCGTGTGTCTTTGAAGCACTTACCATATTCTTAGCGTTACTGGTACAGCCGTGTTCAACCAGCAGCTGGAACGCACTGTACAGGGGAGCAAGAGGATCTTCACAGACTCTCCTCTGCCTTGTGTGCTTGTCAGGTACCTGTTAAATCCCATCCTCAGGCTGACACTCCATAGCCAGGTGAAGGTGGTGTCTGGAGGGGAGTCTCCCCCGAGCAGACTTGACTGTTGTCACAAGCCTTGGTCCTGTGCATGCACATCCtccctcagcagggctgcagtgcAGGGTGTGTGACCTTTTCACTGGTCCCCGTGCCCCAGCAAATTCCTCTTTGGCTAATCATCATCAGTAATTCTCTCCCTGGGGTAACTTCCTGTCCTGAACTGTTTGTAAAGCTGCCCTGTGTGACCGAGGATGAGATGTACAGGTGCAGAGGAAGTGATACCTTCCCAGGAATTTGGGTACCTCGCCtcctcagtgctctgggatgCCCTGAAATGAGGGAGGCGATAAGATCTGTCACAAGGAAGGGCTTTCTGTCACTCCTTTCCTGTACTTGGGACCTGATTGCAGCGTCCCGTGCCTTAGGCATGGTTGTGGATGAGTCTGCTCTGCCTGAGTCTGAGGTGTGCGTGGTATGAAAATACAGGACTGGTATGAAAATACAGGACGAGTGGCAGCAGGGGGTGATTCCTGAGTGTGTGACAGTGCCAGGCAGTAGCTGGAGTCCTGGTCTGAGTCTTGCTGTGTCTCAGGAGCTTCTCTCAGTGGTGTGACCTCACTCAAGCACTGCCTTCCAGGTTCCAGAGCCCAGTGTCCCTGGCCTCCTGCCACCATCTCTGCGCTGACATCTCTGCGAGCTGCTGACTTGGGTTGCTCTTTCCTCCGCTACTGCTGCTGGCACGTGAGTGCCTCGTCTGCCAAGAAGCCAACGCGCTGTTTGAAGAGCTTCCCAGCGACACAGGCTCCATTCGTGTCTGTAACAGCCCTTCAGCGTGAGTGGATGCCAGGGGCCTCCAGAACTGAACCCGTTCCAGGCGTCATGCGAGGACCTGCGCCGGCACCCGCGTCCTCGTGGGGAGAACAATAATAGCTCCGCACACGGTAGGCTCCGGCGAGTGCCAactccctccatctcctccaaTGCAGGCTCAGGGATGGACTCCACCTTGTCCCTCTGAAGAGACTCTGCATGCTCTCAGCAGCCGGGAGGGGATTCTACTGCCAGCTTCTCCACGAGCTGCCCCCCTGCAGGACTCGCTcggcagcagcctgggaggggaCCCGCAGTTGTGTCGCTGCCGTGCCCCCCGCGCGCCCATGGACGGGCCGGTGTGCGTGTGccctctgctctgagctccTGGCCCGCGCTGCCCCGGCTCGCCTGGCCTCCTGGCAGACTCTTGGCTTGTTCTCCCGAGTGCTCTCCCTGATCCCGTTGCATTCCCTGTCTCTCAGAGCCCCAAAAGGATGTGAACTTTGGAATGGGGTCTGTGAGCGGGCTGCGGACTCGGTGCGTGTGTGAGACTGTTGCTCAGTAACGGGAGGACTGGTTCATCACTGCAGGCAGTCCTTCTGTCTGGCTGCAGGGCCCCGGCCTTGCCTGGGCCCTTCACCATGTTCCTCCTGCTACCCTTTGACAGCCTGGTGGTTAATCTCTTGGGGATTTCCATAACTGTCCTCTTCACTCTGCTTCTGGTTTTCATCATCGTGCCAGCAATTTTTGGAGTCTCCTTTGGCATCCGCAAGGTTTACatgaaaactttattaaaaatttttcaGGTAAGTCgtgttttcagaattttctgtgtgtttgcaggggTTTTGTCAAGCATGGTCGTGCTAGGAAGAGAGGCTTTGGCCTCATCAGGGCATCGTGGATGACCAGGGTGGAAGGTTGGGCTGTCGGTGTCATGCTGGGGCCAGATGACCCATTCGGCTCATCTTGGCCAAATGTGGTTTACCAGACCTCTGTCTGTGGGCTGGTTTTTCCCTCTGATTAATCTAGTAAGTCTTCAAGTAAAGAAACAGGCTGGTGAGGTTGGGCAGccagcagggatgcagcagggtctgagggtgctgagggatGGCTTGGAGGGGTTCCTGTCCCAGACAGGGCAGAGTTCTGGTACCCCTCGATGTGGGGTGATGGGGAGGGACCAGCCTGCAGCCAGCAGGTTACTCCTCTCCAGGACGTGTTTGGACGAAGCAAAAGCAGGAGGTAAGGCAAGGCTTTTGTCCTGCAAGCCCTGAGTGGTCTGTGGCCAGAACCCAGAGCTCTCAACATGCTTCTGTCCTGGAGTGTCGCCTGCTGAGCCGTGTCTGGACCTGCCACCTCAGAGAATGACCAGCAGCCCTTGCCGACCCTCTTGGCACAGAGAGGCCAAGTGGAATTTTCCAGCTTGGGGTCATGCTGTTCCCTTGCCTGCCTTTGGCGGTCTAATTTTGTGGGCTGTCTCTGAGCCAACACCTCTCCTTGAAGCAAGGCCCTGACCAGAATTTTTTATCTACTAAGAGTAGTAGGTAAAGCCTACAGCACCCTACCCTGGCAGCCCAGGTGAAAGCTAAAGGGGCACCCTGTGCTTGCTGGGGAGGTTTTAGGCTCTTAAATGTGGAGTTCATGCTGCTAAAGGGTTTATGgtacagctgctgctgtttgaacAGGGCTGGTCATCCTCAGAGTATTTCTGGCTGGGATATAACTGTGTGCTGATTGGCTTGGGAAGCCAGCCCTGGAGCTCATAGTGTTCAGCTCTTTAAACTCTCAGTCCCCCCAAAAGCCTGAGGGAAGACCCTGGTCTTTGTGAGGGGCTTTGCTAACACAGATGTCTGAAGACCTGACTTCAAATTTACTGACTGaagcagggggaaaaataagaagtttGGTTTATCTGAAATGGAACTTTtcaccttgttttcttttttttttccccttcaattCAGGAACATTTACTCTCAACACCTATTTTGGTGTTTGAAcctatttttctgaaaggagTGGGAAGTGTATTTCAGGCTTTATCAAAGAATCTTAGTGGTGGGATAGAGGAGCACTCACACACAGCTGCTCCCCGAGTTGGTGGGAATTCACTCGTTAAGTTTGGTCATTCAGAATTGCATGTTTGGGGGCCATTAGTTGCCCAGATGATTTTCCCAGCTCTCGAGGCCAGTGTTGGGAACCCAGAGGGGCAGCAGTCTGGTCTGGCAGTTGGTGGGACACAGCCACGGGGCCTGTCTGGCAGCAACACACCCGTgttggtggggagggagggacctGCCCAGGTGGGAGGctgagtttgctgctgctgcagtcaggATGGAGATGTGCTGGGCTTGCCATGAATGCCTTCTCCATaggctgctcagctcctgcGGGGTCAGAGCTCCTCTGCTGACTTCTCTTGGGATGGCAGTGTCTAGGCAATCTTCTGCAATCctgcagttcctgctgctggcagaggcgGCTGCGAGGTGAGCCAGACACTCCGTGTGCAATCAGCATTCCCACATCGCTGCCTCCTGAGAGCAGGATGCCAGGAGTTCCCAGCAGTTCCCCTCCCTCACAGATAAGCATGTTGTATACAAGGGCTCCTCCTTCGGAAGCTTGTCCTCCCAGGCCTGGGTGATGCAAGGAGTTACGGGCTGCGGAGGTTTCTCGGAGGACAGGCAGGAAGGCTGCCCAGAAATCCAGCCTGCAGTTTGTGCTGGTGCCCTTGAAAAGGAGCTGAGAGAACAGGTAGTCCAGACATGGGATTTGGCAGCCAGCTGTCTGAGGGTGCTTGCTGCTGTTTAGGGTGGATTGGTgagctgagaagcagcagcagtcatCAGCTGAATTGGAGGGGAAAGGATCCCATCCCGTCATCAGCCTGGGGTTTTCAGCAGCAACCTGAAAACACAGTCTCTGCTTTGAGTGTGGAAGAAACAAGGCTGAAAAATAGCTCTGGTCCCCTGAGCAGGTTCCTCCACCGTGGTGCAGACCACCCAAGCAGGATGCACAGTTCAGCCAGAAGCTGTGCAGTGGCAACCACGTGCCAGGTGCAGCAGAGCCAAGAGGTCATGGAAGCTACAGGAAATCTTGCTGTGCCATCTCGTGGTTGTCTTGTCTGTCTTGCAGTGGGCGACACTGAGAATAGAGCGTGGTGCCAAGGAGAAGAACCATCCGTTGTACAAGCCCTATGTCAATGGTGAGATCCTGCCCTGCGTGGGTGCACAGGAAGTTCAAAATTCCTTTGGGGAGATGGGGTAGATGTGGTGCCTCTGAGCAGCTGAGGTCTGTTGGGAAGCCTTTTCCATGTAGATGGATTGGAGGGAGTTATAGAGAGGTCCTGTTcatggggaagggcagggaagcaCCCCAGGAGTGCTTCATTTCTAGACAGTGGGGAGGGCTGGTTTGGGCCTGTCTGGGCCGGAGGAAGGGTGGGCGAGGAAGGGCCTGGCTCGTGGCTCTCTTGGAGCAGGCAGGTCACAGTTtgctcagagctgcctgtggcACGTTGCAGGTATCATTGCAAAGGAGCCAACGTCACTGGAGGAGGAGATCAAGGAGCTCCGCCGGAGCGGCAGCGGCAAAGCCCTGGACACCCCCGAGTTTGAGCTCTCAGACATCTTCTATTTCTGCCGCAAAGGCATCGAGACCATCATGGACGATGAGGTGACCAAGAGGTTCTCAGCTGAAGAGCTGGAGTCCTGGAACCTGCTCAGCAGGACCAACTACAACTTCCAGTACATCAGCCTGCGCCTGACGGTGCTCTGGGGCCTCGGGGTGCTCATCCGCTACtgcttcctgctgcccctgcgGTGAGTGCTGGGCCCTCCTGCccagggggctgtgctggcctgttcctgctgcagccactgcagctgctccccagcctgtgGACCCTGCTCAGCACCATCAGCAGAGGTGGCTGCCTCGGGGAGCAGGGTCCGTGGCTGGTTTTGCTAACATGTGGCTTCCCTCTTTCTGCAGGATAGCCCTGGCATTTACTGGCATCAGCTTGTTGGTGACTGGTACCACAGTGGTGGGATATTTGCCAAATGGAAGGTGAGTTCGTCTTCAAGGGAAGAGTAGGTGGGGAACACTCCCTGCAGTTTGAGACCTGGTAATCCTGAAGTTTTCCTGCAAGGCCTGTCTGTCCTGCCACCTGCAGACACAGCCTCTCAGGGCAGACACCCTATGATGTTAAACAAAGAAAGGGCCTAGATGTGAACTCTAAACCTGTGGCAGAGCGCTCAGCCCTGGTCTCTGAAAGGAGTaataacagaaaagaacaaaggcCAAAGTTTGGTTCTCATGAGTGGCCATAAGCTGATAGCACGGCCCAGGACATGCtccctttctgtggcagagACTTAAGGGCTTGGCTGGCTCTGGGcctggggcagctgggctgAGTGGCACCATTACAGGGGAGATTGTAGGACTGGGGAGTGACTGTCTCTGTCCTGGCTGCAGGTGTAAGGAGTTCCTGAGCAAACACGTCCACCTGATGTGTTACCGGATCTGCGTGCGGGCCCTCACAGCCATCATCACCTACCACGACCGGTAAGGCCCTGCCCAGCAGGCTGGtcctgcccaggagctgctccaggctgggcctcGGGCAGCCCtcactcctccctcctctcctcaccCCTGCCTTTGTTTTGCATTTAGAGAAAACAGACCCCGAAACGGAGGCATCTGCGTGGCCAATCACACCTCCCCCATCGACGTGATCATCCTGGCCAGCGATGGCTACTACGCCATGGTGAGGGCCCAGCTCTACCTGCAGGGCCTGGCTGCCCACGGGGAGGGAGCAGCAACGAGTGTGGGACAGGGAGT contains:
- the LOC116799393 gene encoding protein phosphatase 1 regulatory subunit 3C-B-like, which encodes MPVDLAVRLCLSHSPPIRKLLNSYEELRGNRGRKPLRSCLNQKLSAEPEPERRDNTKSSKGQKKKRVVFADMKGLSLTAVRFFSRIEEDLCDLQHALSDLASFRPRLWDSRPEACRYVLDFPQPSVDYTAFRSSLHRNLVCLESCVIQDRALSGTVKVRNIAYEKKVAVRITFDGWKSFRDVPCQYMHSTYGSADTDIFSFELTLPKPASGRRATEFCISFQCGQKTHWDNNHGKNYKIRHVGGSSRAMKSASGAWEHLGTSGAAALVLSHLQTWQRSETQAPYW
- the GPAT4 gene encoding glycerol-3-phosphate acyltransferase 4, producing MFLLLPFDSLVVNLLGISITVLFTLLLVFIIVPAIFGVSFGIRKVYMKTLLKIFQWATLRIERGAKEKNHPLYKPYVNGIIAKEPTSLEEEIKELRRSGSGKALDTPEFELSDIFYFCRKGIETIMDDEVTKRFSAEELESWNLLSRTNYNFQYISLRLTVLWGLGVLIRYCFLLPLRIALAFTGISLLVTGTTVVGYLPNGRCKEFLSKHVHLMCYRICVRALTAIITYHDRENRPRNGGICVANHTSPIDVIILASDGYYAMVGQVHGGLMGVIQRAMVKACPHVWFERSEVRDRHLVAKRLTEHVKDKSKLPILIFPEGTCINNTSVMMFKKGSFEIGATVYPVAIKYDPQFGDAFWNSSKYGMVTYLLRMMTSWAIVCSVWYLPPMTRQPEEDAVQFANRVKSAIARQGGLVDLLWDGGLKREKVKDAFKEEQQKLYSKMIVGNHEDRSRS